One part of the Pseudoliparis swirei isolate HS2019 ecotype Mariana Trench chromosome 6, NWPU_hadal_v1, whole genome shotgun sequence genome encodes these proteins:
- the neto2b gene encoding neuropilin and tolloid-like protein 2 — MYQPDARTVILTKALKETDVHVWIFILFLEEGFALAQKTKDGGAGSKGIRPSQRPQRSHHCGNWERNTEGGTFSSPNYPKTYPANKECLYVLEALPRQRIELRFDQTFYIEASFDCRFDHIEVRDGPFSFSPLINSFCGSASPGLVLSSGRFLWIRFFSDEELEGSGFKVQYSFTADPEFHLHVGGLLNPIPDCQFELTGADGLIRSSQVEEDYKLKPDQAVDCIWTIRAPTNNRIYLRFLEYQMENSNECKKNFVAIYDGSNAIEDLKAKFCSTVANDIMLDTGVGVVRMWADETSRLSRFRMLFTSFADPPCFGSSFFCHSNMCVNTSLVCNGIQNCIFPWDESNCKEKKSKGVFHQITKTHGTVICVSTGVVLLLLIVSILVQVKQPRKKVLVRKNNLFHRGDLQEVFDPPHYELFTLRDKDMSGDLGELSEELQSLQALRRSSSGSRCIYEHHCGSQASVNSAGQGAPDIGSGSLELTPFTGDLQSSLPPFRDVNSSMRKKSWPSMKPGRTQGHHGMGERAMGRQDRVMEEDEEEEEDGRYDVYVRKAGSRRGKYEMAQQRSLSMDF, encoded by the exons TGTGGATATTTATCCTGTTTCTCGAGGAAGGATTTGCTCTGGCACAAAAAACTAAAG ATGGAGGTGCAGGATCAAAAGGGATAAGACCTTCTCAACGGCCGCAACGATCTCATCACTGTGGAAACTGGGAACGAAACACAGAAGGTGGCACCTTCAGTTCCCCAAACTACCCGAAAACATACCCTGCCAACAAGGAGTGCCTTTACGTGCTGGAAG CTCTGCCCCGCCAGCGGATAGAGCTGCGGTTTGATCAGACCTTCTACATCGAAGCGTCATTTGACTGTCGATTTGACCACATCGAGGTGCGGGACGGCCCCTTTAGCTTCTCGCCACTCATCAATAGCTTCTGTGGCTCGGCCAGTCCTGGACTCGTCCTCTCGAGCGGACGCTTCCTGTGGATCCGCTTCTTCAGTGATGAAGAGCTGGAGGGGAGTGGCTTTAAGGTCCAGtacagcttcacagcag ATCCTGAGTTTCATCTGCACGTGGGAGGACTCTTAAACCCCATCCCAG ATTGTCAGTTTGAGCTGACTGGGGCTGACGGCTTGATCCGGTCCagtcaggtggaggaggattATAAATTGAAGCCGGACCAGGCAGTGGACTGCATCTGGACTATACGAGCTCCTACGAACAACAGG ATTTACCTGCGATTCCTGGAATACCAGATGGAAAACTCAAATGAATGTAAGAAGAACTTTGTGGCTATTTATGATGGCAGTAATGCTATTGAGGATTTAAAG GCCAAGTTTTGTAGTACAGTAGCTAATGACATCATGCTGGACACCGGTGTGGGGGTAGTGAGGATGTGGGCTGACGAGACCAGCCGTCTCAGCCGGTTCCGGATGCTGTTCACTTCTTTTGCAGACC CACCCTGCTTCGGCAGTTCATTCTTCTGCCACAGTAACATGTGCGTCAACACTTCTCTGGTGTGCAACGGCATACAAAACTGTATCTTTCCCTGGGATGAAAGCAACTGCAAAG AGAAAAAGAGCAAAGGTGTTTTTCACCAGATCACAAAGACTCATGGGACAGTTATCTGTGTGTCGACGGGAGTGGTGCTACTGCTCCTCATTGTCTCCATCCTGGTCCAAGTAAAACAGCCACGAAAGAAG GTGTTGGTACGTAAGAATAACCTGTTCCACCGAGGTGACCTCCAGGAGGTGTTTGACCCTCCACATTATGAACTCTTTACTCTCAGAGACAAG GATATGTCTGGGGACCTTGGGGAGTTATCAGAAGAACTCCAGTCCCTTCAGGCGCTCAGGAGATCCTCATCGGGCTCACGCTGCATTTACGAACACCACTGTGGCTCTCAGGCTTCTGTCAACTCCGCTGGTCAAGGTGCACCTGACATAGGCAGCGGATCCCTGGAGCTTACCCCTTTCACAGGGGACCTTCAAAGCTCTTTACCTCCCTTCAGGGACGTTAACAGCAGCATGCGCAAGAAGAGCTGGCCGAGTATGAAACCAGGACGAACGCAAGGCCATCATGGTATGGGGGAAAGGGCGATGGGGCGGCAGGATAGAGTGAtggaagaggacgaagaggaggaggaagatggaagGTATGATGTGTATGTACGTAAAGCAGGAAGCCGAAGAGGGAAATATGAAATGGCACAGCAAAGATCCTTGTCTATGGACttctga